A stretch of Fundicoccus culcitae DNA encodes these proteins:
- a CDS encoding Gfo/Idh/MocA family protein, whose translation MINVGTIGTSSITEQFIKALILTRKYHLKGVYSRKNATAKDIATIYKADYYTSTLNHLLFDPDIDVIYIASPNSLHAEQAIKAIRAGKHVIVEKPAFCNVTEWHEVFDEASKNNVLVFEAALHYHNRNYRRLSQLVNNLKQGHSLPFVGANFNLGQYSSRYEEYNAAMNAKEEGPNIFNPAFSGGTLMDLGVYPIYVAVDLFGMPDTLSYHTVKGENGIDLFGNIILKYKSSQINIFISKAVHSALSSEIYFDDETIVIENISKISSVKLINKGGQVANVINYKPENVMYDELIAFSEVILDKDNIHQKVRYENWKQLSLQVATVMQYLRKSADLDF comes from the coding sequence ATGATAAACGTTGGAACCATTGGTACCTCATCCATCACCGAACAATTTATTAAAGCATTAATCCTTACTAGAAAATACCACTTAAAAGGTGTCTACTCGCGAAAAAATGCCACAGCCAAAGATATTGCAACAATTTATAAAGCCGATTATTATACTTCTACCCTAAATCATTTGCTGTTTGATCCCGATATTGATGTCATTTATATTGCAAGTCCAAATAGTTTACATGCCGAACAAGCCATTAAAGCCATTCGTGCCGGTAAACATGTCATTGTAGAAAAACCCGCTTTTTGTAATGTCACCGAATGGCATGAAGTATTTGATGAAGCGAGTAAAAATAATGTTTTAGTCTTTGAAGCAGCTTTACATTACCATAACCGCAATTATCGTCGGTTAAGCCAATTGGTCAATAATTTAAAACAAGGACATTCATTGCCTTTTGTGGGCGCCAACTTTAATCTGGGTCAATATTCTTCACGCTATGAAGAATATAATGCAGCCATGAATGCCAAAGAGGAAGGTCCTAATATCTTTAATCCGGCGTTTTCTGGAGGGACATTAATGGACCTAGGGGTATACCCAATCTACGTAGCCGTCGATTTATTCGGTATGCCGGATACTTTATCTTATCACACCGTTAAAGGCGAAAACGGCATTGATCTTTTCGGTAACATCATCCTAAAATATAAAAGCTCACAAATAAATATCTTTATTTCAAAAGCAGTGCATTCGGCACTTAGCAGTGAGATTTATTTTGATGATGAAACGATTGTGATTGAAAATATTTCCAAAATTTCATCGGTAAAATTAATCAATAAAGGCGGACAAGTGGCCAATGTTATTAATTATAAGCCAGAAAATGTGATGTATGATGAATTGATTGCCTTCTCGGAAGTTATACTTGATAAAGACAATATTCATCAAAAAGTTAGGTATGAAAATTGGAAGCAATTATCGCTACAGGTAGCGACTGTCATGCAATATTTAAGAAAATCAGCAGATTTAGATTTTTAG
- a CDS encoding DEAD/DEAH box helicase: MRLEEDLKKYWHNKGFDAATPIQKAVYQPIIEKQSFVAISPTGTGKTLAYLLPLIQTIEANNVLQVIILAPSQELVKQIGEVAQEWAQLLGLKTQVILGGANISRQIEQLKDKPEIIVATPGRFVELLNQTRKLKVHMVKTIVYDEADYLWQDEHRPALEQIEKRLDKDVQKIWVSATLGAPLLSLVQAPTTIPLIHMTSQDNKLPIEHYYILTTDRQKPQLLKRLGQVDNMQAIVFFEQVNELDQVASKLIYDGIKVAVLHSQVSKFERQHAIESFKAGEVTYLLTTDLAGRGMDIPALPYAIHYNRVNNLDTYFHRSGRVGRMGHKGVVISLVNEQEHRDLQKILDARSIQLTEKIVFQQAIVDPEVREIEKEAPTNAQSNQTKSPASKPRLAKERTANAGPKANVKKRKVRLKKKKDKGKPKR, translated from the coding sequence ATGAGGTTAGAGGAAGACTTAAAAAAATATTGGCACAACAAAGGCTTTGATGCAGCTACACCCATTCAAAAAGCCGTATATCAACCAATCATTGAAAAGCAATCTTTTGTTGCCATCTCTCCAACCGGTACAGGAAAAACATTAGCTTATTTGTTACCACTGATACAAACAATTGAAGCCAATAACGTTTTACAAGTGATTATCTTGGCACCGTCACAAGAGTTAGTGAAACAAATCGGAGAAGTTGCACAGGAATGGGCTCAATTATTGGGGTTAAAGACCCAAGTGATTTTGGGTGGGGCTAATATTAGTCGCCAAATTGAACAATTAAAGGATAAACCCGAAATTATCGTCGCAACACCTGGACGATTTGTGGAGTTATTAAATCAAACCCGTAAATTAAAAGTTCATATGGTAAAAACCATTGTTTATGATGAAGCAGATTATTTATGGCAAGATGAACATCGACCTGCTTTAGAACAAATTGAAAAACGTTTGGATAAGGATGTACAAAAAATATGGGTCAGCGCGACCCTTGGAGCTCCATTGTTAAGCTTAGTTCAAGCACCGACGACCATCCCACTTATCCATATGACATCACAAGATAACAAATTACCCATTGAGCATTATTATATTTTAACCACCGATCGTCAAAAGCCTCAATTATTAAAACGCTTGGGCCAAGTTGACAACATGCAAGCCATTGTGTTTTTCGAACAAGTGAATGAATTAGATCAAGTAGCCAGTAAATTAATCTACGATGGTATTAAGGTGGCAGTCTTACATAGTCAAGTGAGTAAGTTTGAACGGCAACATGCCATTGAATCCTTTAAAGCGGGAGAAGTGACTTATCTGTTGACAACGGATTTGGCTGGACGTGGCATGGATATTCCCGCGCTCCCATACGCTATTCACTATAATCGAGTCAATAATTTAGATACTTATTTCCATCGCTCAGGGCGCGTAGGACGTATGGGACATAAAGGAGTGGTTATTTCCCTAGTGAATGAGCAAGAACACCGCGATTTACAAAAAATATTGGATGCTCGCTCCATTCAATTAACGGAAAAAATAGTTTTTCAACAGGCCATCGTGGATCCTGAAGTCCGTGAAATAGAAAAAGAAGCGCCAACGAATGCACAATCTAATCAAACCAAAAGCCCTGCATCCAAGCCACGCCTTGCCAAAGAAAGAACAGCCAACGCTGGGCCTAAGGCAAATGTCAAAAAACGTAAAGTGCGGCTTAAAAAGAAAAAAGATAAAGGAAAACCAAAACGTTAA
- a CDS encoding glycosyltransferase family 4 protein, with amino-acid sequence MRIAIVTETFVPATDGICTRFAKMVVELKKLGHEVIVISPDLGIDEYEGIPVFRMDTLTFPLYGSRPWGVPSRKIKYILKAFKPDIVHAVNPFFMGTSAVRYAKQLNLPLITSYHTHMPNYLDHYKMPLLKPLLWEYIRFWYQPSDINITVSQTLLEELNQQNIETVGVLPSGIDLDNRHPKYFDQALYDQLTFNQTDKKLLVYVGRLAAEKDLDQLRVIFDHRDDICLVIVGDGPERENLEALFEGTPTTFLGFLHGEELSKAFATGDAFIFPSISETYGLVISEAMASGLPVFAAKNGPTLEQITDKETGFIFESRNTESLMTALKQLDNPLLLEKVRIAALKQAESHSWNNATRSLLDYYDLTLEAYQRNQSIALQETINF; translated from the coding sequence ATGCGAATAGCTATTGTTACAGAGACCTTTGTGCCGGCTACAGATGGTATTTGTACACGCTTTGCGAAAATGGTTGTTGAATTGAAAAAACTAGGGCATGAAGTGATTGTTATTTCACCTGATTTAGGTATCGACGAATATGAAGGGATACCTGTATTTAGGATGGATACGCTCACTTTTCCGTTATATGGATCTAGACCTTGGGGCGTACCTAGTCGAAAAATAAAATATATCTTAAAAGCCTTTAAACCTGATATAGTCCACGCCGTAAACCCATTTTTTATGGGCACATCTGCCGTACGCTATGCTAAACAACTCAATTTACCCTTAATCACCTCTTATCACACCCACATGCCCAATTATCTTGACCATTATAAAATGCCTTTACTTAAGCCCCTATTATGGGAGTACATACGCTTTTGGTATCAACCCTCTGATATAAATATCACCGTATCTCAGACTTTGTTAGAAGAATTAAATCAACAAAATATTGAAACAGTTGGCGTTTTACCTAGCGGCATTGATTTAGATAACCGCCATCCTAAATATTTTGATCAAGCCTTATATGATCAGTTAACGTTTAATCAAACTGATAAAAAACTTTTAGTCTATGTTGGGCGACTAGCCGCTGAAAAAGATTTGGACCAATTACGGGTTATTTTTGATCATCGCGATGATATTTGTTTGGTGATTGTTGGGGACGGTCCCGAACGGGAAAACCTCGAAGCCTTATTTGAAGGAACACCAACAACTTTTCTTGGTTTTTTACATGGGGAAGAATTGTCTAAAGCCTTTGCGACGGGAGATGCTTTTATCTTCCCTTCAATTTCGGAAACATACGGTTTAGTTATCTCTGAAGCCATGGCATCTGGCCTGCCTGTTTTTGCAGCTAAAAACGGACCTACGTTAGAGCAAATTACCGATAAAGAAACAGGCTTTATTTTTGAGTCGCGCAATACCGAAAGTCTCATGACAGCCTTAAAACAGTTGGATAATCCTTTATTATTAGAAAAAGTACGTATTGCGGCTTTAAAACAGGCTGAATCACATTCGTGGAACAATGCGACACGGAGTCTTTTAGATTATTACGACTTAACGCTTGAAGCGTATCAACGTAATCAAAGCATCGCTCTGCAAGAAACCATTAATTTTTAG
- a CDS encoding ROK family protein produces MIGALEAGGTKMVCAIFSDQGALVDRVSYPTETPIEVMPKIIAYFKQYPELKAIGVGSFGPIGVNPELESFGYITTTPKLAWQHYNLYGTLKEALPLPIAWTTDVNAAAYGELRQGAAQDVKNCLYLTVGTGIGGGVVVNEKVVEGYAHPEAGHMLLMRNEQDDYEGFCPYHKNCAESLAAGPAIEGRWGKKAIELTDNPEVWELEAEYLAQALYNYYVTLSSERFILGGGVMKQSQLFPLIRAKFAELNNGYLELPELESFIVPPQLGDNAGITGCYELAKDLIEANV; encoded by the coding sequence ATGATTGGAGCGTTAGAAGCGGGCGGAACCAAAATGGTTTGCGCTATTTTTTCAGACCAAGGCGCGTTGGTCGATCGAGTAAGTTATCCCACTGAAACACCCATTGAAGTGATGCCGAAAATAATCGCTTATTTTAAACAATATCCTGAATTAAAGGCCATTGGCGTAGGGTCGTTTGGTCCGATTGGGGTGAATCCTGAGTTAGAATCCTTTGGTTATATCACAACAACCCCAAAATTAGCTTGGCAACACTATAATTTATATGGAACATTAAAAGAAGCTTTGCCATTACCTATTGCATGGACAACGGATGTGAATGCGGCTGCCTACGGAGAGTTACGCCAAGGTGCTGCTCAAGACGTTAAAAATTGTCTGTATTTAACGGTTGGCACTGGCATCGGTGGCGGTGTGGTTGTCAATGAAAAAGTTGTCGAAGGTTATGCCCATCCAGAAGCCGGACATATGCTTTTAATGCGAAATGAACAGGATGACTATGAAGGCTTTTGTCCTTACCATAAGAATTGTGCGGAGTCACTGGCAGCTGGCCCGGCGATTGAAGGTCGATGGGGCAAGAAAGCTATTGAATTGACTGATAATCCAGAAGTTTGGGAATTAGAAGCGGAGTATTTAGCGCAAGCCCTATATAATTATTACGTGACCTTAAGTAGTGAGCGATTTATTTTGGGAGGCGGCGTGATGAAACAAAGCCAACTATTCCCCTTAATAAGAGCCAAATTCGCTGAATTAAATAATGGCTATTTGGAATTACCCGAATTAGAATCGTTCATCGTTCCACCGCAATTAGGCGATAATGCCGGTATAACAGGCTGTTATGAATTAGCTAAAGATCTCATCGAGGCAAATGTGTGA
- a CDS encoding dihydrolipoamide dehydrogenase, whose translation MKIKWEKRYPRTQWPKKWHGLSMTEMKVYQPYVNRIKPGICGSYATAALIHYFIQKQYNHSLNIADLIKILEPMIEYRYPYKGTLPWDLKAGINQLLPKEIPYQARYHLISNPIVLEQLSNENPLPVIVGTARILGNHYGNHWVLVYAYGYNNEGKLFYRAYDNHGRIGAVIPASQTFAAVWLEAVQHEQK comes from the coding sequence GTGAAAATTAAATGGGAAAAGCGTTATCCACGGACACAATGGCCGAAAAAATGGCATGGATTATCGATGACAGAAATGAAAGTGTATCAACCCTATGTTAATCGAATTAAACCCGGTATTTGTGGGTCCTATGCTACAGCAGCCTTGATTCACTATTTCATTCAAAAGCAATACAATCATTCACTAAATATCGCTGATTTAATCAAGATATTAGAACCCATGATTGAATATCGTTACCCCTACAAGGGCACTTTGCCGTGGGATTTGAAAGCAGGAATCAATCAGTTATTACCTAAAGAAATACCTTACCAAGCCCGGTATCATTTAATTTCTAATCCAATTGTGTTGGAACAATTAAGTAATGAAAATCCGCTGCCAGTTATCGTAGGAACCGCAAGGATATTAGGCAATCATTATGGGAATCATTGGGTACTCGTTTACGCTTATGGTTACAACAACGAAGGCAAATTATTTTATCGAGCCTACGACAATCATGGACGCATTGGGGCGGTCATACCTGCTAGTCAAACCTTTGCGGCAGTGTGGTTAGAAGCTGTACAACATGAACAAAAGTGA
- the gorA gene encoding glutathione-disulfide reductase, translated as MREFDLVVLGGGSGGIATANRAAEHGAKVAIIEVSHLGGTCVNQGCVPKKVSWYAAHINDAIQKYGPGYGFEVDHLTFDYATFLKARDGYVERSRAGYVNRFNANKVEYIAGYGVLKNNHEIEVNDELIKAKYIVLATGGHPEIPDVKGAEYLETSNDFFAWKDLPGSVAVVGAGYIAVELAGVMHSLGVKSHLVVRFDRPLRSFDRMLSDGIVEAFETDGPQLITHTSFDEYRKNEAGQIECYQKGELRLTVDRVIMAVGRQPNTDKIGLENTKVRLTPKGHIDVDDQHQTAEANIYAVGDVIGKIDLTPVAIKAGRQVAEYLFNHASSAGIDYTNVPSVVFTHPAIGTVGLTQEEAIEKYGEEQIKIYTNKFYSMYASAAWHREPCYFKLVCLGDNQQVIGLHGIGEGVDEMIQGFAVAIKMGATKAQFDSVVAIHPTGAEEFVTMR; from the coding sequence ATGAGAGAATTTGATTTAGTCGTTCTTGGAGGCGGTAGCGGAGGAATTGCTACGGCAAATCGAGCTGCAGAACATGGCGCCAAAGTTGCCATTATTGAAGTCAGTCATTTAGGCGGTACTTGCGTGAATCAAGGCTGTGTTCCTAAGAAAGTTAGTTGGTATGCAGCCCACATTAATGATGCCATCCAAAAATATGGACCAGGATATGGTTTTGAAGTCGATCATTTAACGTTTGATTATGCCACTTTTCTTAAAGCGCGCGATGGTTACGTTGAACGCTCTCGAGCAGGGTATGTTAATCGTTTCAATGCTAATAAAGTTGAATACATTGCAGGTTATGGTGTTTTAAAAAATAATCATGAAATTGAAGTAAATGATGAACTAATTAAGGCGAAATATATTGTTTTAGCTACGGGCGGACATCCTGAAATTCCCGATGTAAAAGGGGCAGAATATTTAGAAACATCCAATGATTTTTTTGCTTGGAAAGATTTGCCCGGGTCAGTAGCGGTAGTTGGAGCAGGCTACATAGCCGTGGAGTTAGCTGGTGTCATGCATAGTTTAGGCGTTAAATCGCATCTAGTGGTTCGTTTTGATCGCCCATTACGGAGTTTTGACCGCATGCTTAGTGACGGCATTGTAGAAGCCTTTGAAACAGATGGACCTCAACTTATTACCCACACCAGTTTTGATGAATACAGGAAAAATGAAGCTGGCCAAATTGAATGTTATCAAAAGGGTGAACTACGTTTAACGGTTGACCGCGTTATCATGGCCGTTGGCCGTCAACCGAATACAGATAAAATAGGCCTTGAAAATACTAAGGTTCGCTTGACGCCAAAAGGACACATCGATGTGGACGATCAACACCAGACGGCGGAAGCAAATATCTATGCTGTCGGTGATGTGATTGGGAAAATTGATTTAACACCTGTTGCAATTAAAGCTGGACGTCAAGTGGCAGAGTATTTATTCAATCATGCCAGTTCCGCTGGAATCGACTACACGAATGTCCCTTCAGTCGTCTTTACACATCCGGCCATTGGAACCGTAGGCTTAACCCAAGAAGAAGCGATTGAAAAATACGGTGAAGAACAAATTAAAATTTATACAAATAAATTTTATTCGATGTATGCCTCAGCTGCTTGGCATCGGGAACCCTGTTATTTTAAATTAGTTTGTTTAGGTGACAACCAACAAGTGATTGGGTTACATGGGATTGGTGAAGGGGTTGATGAGATGATCCAAGGCTTTGCAGTAGCCATTAAGATGGGGGCAACCAAAGCACAATTCGATAGTGTTGTGGCTATTCATCCTACCGGTGCAGAGGAATTTGTCACAATGCGTTAA
- a CDS encoding GlsB/YeaQ/YmgE family stress response membrane protein, translating to MGWLWSLIVGGVIGWLAGLIMGRDVPGGVIGNIIAGLIGSWIGGMLFPDFGPIVGGFAIIPALIGAIILIAVVSFVLRRSR from the coding sequence ATGGGTTGGTTATGGTCATTAATTGTCGGTGGTGTCATCGGTTGGTTAGCAGGACTTATCATGGGACGTGATGTACCTGGTGGTGTTATTGGTAACATTATTGCAGGTTTAATCGGATCTTGGATTGGTGGTATGCTATTTCCTGATTTCGGTCCTATTGTTGGAGGCTTTGCAATTATACCAGCTTTAATCGGTGCCATCATTCTTATCGCAGTTGTTAGTTTTGTTTTACGTCGTTCAAGATAA
- a CDS encoding acyl-[acyl-carrier-protein] thioesterase — translation MEKYKTYNQSYLITDDYYLKEFGNLFDIGKLIRHTLYVSGEHDKYLQREINVKLIKQDQTWVITQYYIKQHQLPKLNDQIWVRTRVIDANRFFITRYFDVYTEQDLLYEVYTQYTVIDLNSRKMVRMNVDPLEHNQLIDTEFTAAFNRFVKPDSFDYYLTTEKVIHENDIDYNNHVNNLVYLNWAFSSLPEDLVKNYSIDTIEVKYGKELRRDNQVMIESFGSKQDDNHIETYQIIKDKDNGKDACYVRIQWQQEEKKL, via the coding sequence ATGGAAAAATATAAAACGTATAATCAATCTTACCTTATTACCGATGATTACTATTTGAAAGAATTTGGAAATTTATTTGATATAGGAAAATTGATCAGGCATACGCTCTATGTCTCCGGTGAGCATGATAAGTATCTCCAACGCGAAATAAATGTTAAACTGATTAAGCAAGATCAAACTTGGGTTATCACGCAGTATTATATTAAGCAACACCAGCTACCAAAATTAAATGATCAGATTTGGGTAAGAACGCGAGTGATTGATGCTAATCGCTTTTTTATTACCCGTTACTTTGATGTTTATACCGAGCAAGACTTGTTGTATGAGGTATACACTCAATATACCGTCATCGATTTGAACTCACGTAAAATGGTGCGGATGAATGTTGACCCCTTGGAACACAACCAACTCATCGATACAGAATTTACAGCGGCGTTTAATCGCTTTGTAAAACCCGATTCATTTGATTACTATTTGACAACTGAAAAAGTAATTCATGAGAATGATATCGATTATAATAATCATGTAAATAACTTAGTTTATCTTAATTGGGCATTTTCATCATTGCCTGAAGATTTGGTTAAAAACTATTCTATCGATACGATTGAAGTGAAGTATGGAAAAGAATTACGCCGAGACAACCAGGTGATGATTGAATCATTTGGTTCAAAGCAAGACGATAATCATATTGAAACTTATCAAATTATTAAGGATAAGGATAACGGCAAAGATGCTTGTTATGTTCGTATCCAATGGCAACAAGAAGAGAAAAAATTATGA
- the map gene encoding type I methionyl aminopeptidase, which yields MITLKSEREIEAMKESGKILAGIHKQLRDFVKEGVTTAEIDAFVQEKIESAGAVAAQIGYNGYEFATCTSVNDEICHGFPSNYKLKSGDVVKVDFCVDLNGAISDSCWCYAVGELTEEHQRLMDVTKKALYLGIEQAVVGNRIGDIGHAIQTYAEGEGFGVVRDFIGHGIGPTIHEEPAVPHYGLPGKGLRLKEGMTITIEPMITTGTWQMNMDDNNWTARTRDGGYCAQYEHSIVITKDGPVLLTDQGDNNLAF from the coding sequence GTGATAACTTTAAAATCAGAACGCGAAATTGAAGCAATGAAAGAATCAGGTAAAATTTTAGCTGGCATCCATAAACAATTAAGGGATTTCGTAAAAGAAGGCGTAACGACAGCTGAAATTGATGCCTTTGTCCAAGAAAAAATCGAATCAGCCGGTGCTGTAGCAGCACAAATTGGTTATAATGGCTATGAATTTGCAACTTGTACAAGTGTCAATGATGAAATTTGCCATGGCTTTCCATCTAACTATAAACTCAAAAGTGGCGATGTGGTAAAGGTTGATTTTTGTGTGGATTTAAACGGTGCCATTTCTGATTCATGTTGGTGTTATGCGGTAGGTGAACTTACTGAGGAACATCAACGTTTAATGGATGTAACCAAAAAAGCTTTGTATTTAGGTATAGAACAAGCGGTTGTTGGTAATCGCATCGGTGATATTGGGCATGCAATCCAAACGTATGCTGAAGGTGAAGGGTTTGGTGTTGTGCGTGATTTCATTGGCCATGGTATTGGACCAACCATTCATGAGGAACCTGCGGTGCCCCATTATGGTTTGCCTGGCAAAGGTCTGCGTCTAAAAGAAGGTATGACGATTACCATTGAACCAATGATTACAACTGGAACATGGCAAATGAATATGGATGATAATAATTGGACAGCGAGAACACGCGATGGTGGCTATTGTGCCCAATATGAACATTCCATCGTTATCACCAAAGATGGTCCGGTATTGTTGACTGATCAAGGGGATAATAATTTGGCGTTTTAG
- the galU gene encoding UTP--glucose-1-phosphate uridylyltransferase GalU — translation MKKVRKAVIPAAGLGTRFLPATKAMAKEMLPIVDKPTIQFIVEEAIASGIEEILIVTGKSKRSIEDHFDSNIELEQQLEKKGKYDLLELIKKTSDISLFFVRQSYPKGLGHAVLQAKAFVGDEPFIVMLGDDIMEDEVPLTKQLIDVYNETHASNIAVMEVPHEDTSKYGIIAPEREYSEGIYNVLNFVEKPKPEDAPSNLAIVGRYLLTPEIFNILENQEPGAGNEIQLTDAIDTLNLTQRVFAKRFDGKRYDIGSKLGFMEMSIDYGLRHPEIKDDLRVHLIELGEKLKNETVEE, via the coding sequence ATGAAGAAGGTTAGAAAAGCTGTTATTCCAGCAGCAGGTCTTGGAACTCGTTTCTTACCTGCAACCAAAGCAATGGCAAAAGAAATGTTACCTATTGTGGATAAACCTACAATTCAATTTATTGTGGAAGAAGCTATTGCTTCAGGTATTGAGGAAATACTTATCGTAACGGGTAAAAGCAAACGTTCCATTGAAGATCATTTTGATTCTAATATTGAATTAGAGCAACAATTGGAAAAGAAAGGTAAATATGATCTTCTTGAATTGATTAAAAAAACAAGTGATATTAGCCTTTTCTTTGTTCGTCAATCTTATCCAAAGGGCTTAGGTCATGCGGTCTTGCAAGCCAAAGCATTTGTTGGTGATGAACCTTTTATCGTTATGCTTGGCGATGACATTATGGAAGATGAGGTACCGTTAACTAAACAGTTAATTGATGTTTATAATGAAACGCATGCGTCTAATATTGCAGTCATGGAAGTACCCCATGAAGATACGTCTAAATATGGTATCATTGCGCCTGAGCGTGAATACTCTGAAGGTATCTACAATGTTTTAAATTTTGTTGAAAAACCAAAACCCGAAGATGCTCCAAGTAATTTAGCCATTGTGGGACGTTACCTTTTAACGCCTGAAATTTTTAATATTTTAGAAAATCAAGAGCCTGGTGCAGGTAATGAAATTCAGCTAACTGATGCGATTGATACCTTGAATTTAACTCAGCGTGTCTTTGCCAAGCGTTTTGATGGCAAGCGTTATGATATTGGTAGTAAATTAGGTTTTATGGAAATGAGCATCGACTATGGCTTGCGTCATCCTGAAATTAAAGATGATTTAAGAGTCCATTTGATTGAATTAGGCGAAAAGCTTAAGAATGAGACGGTTGAAGAGTGA
- a CDS encoding glycosyltransferase family 4 protein yields MKVLHINSYFSTSGLFNQLYNRQIQSGIDIDVYVPISYEYPEERLATSGDYTTVHRTFHQFDRYIFHLKHNKILKDLLSTYDFNEFDILHAHSLFSNGWLARQIHKRYNIPYVVAVRNADVRTFFQRMPWLRNMGLDILKNASKIVFISKNTYHEVYNNYIPQSLVNSFQAKTDIIANGIDDFWLNNRYYRQNHSLSQPLRIISVGKVYAGKRFEALAEMVNEYNHIHPTELHIVGPAWNQRITERLKQTPNVIYHGSKSKEELLQMYREMDIFALLSSPETFGLVYPEAMSQGLPVIYTKNEGFDSFFDNHLIGVSVEKTDTRGFTKALDYIIKHYSRVSHNATASIDAFNWQVVSKKYLDIYQELLTKKENE; encoded by the coding sequence ATGAAAGTACTCCATATCAATTCCTATTTCTCAACTTCGGGATTGTTTAATCAGTTATACAATCGCCAGATTCAATCGGGCATAGACATAGACGTCTATGTCCCTATTTCATATGAATATCCAGAAGAACGTTTAGCTACGTCTGGGGATTATACAACTGTTCATCGTACCTTTCATCAATTTGATCGTTACATTTTTCATTTAAAGCATAATAAAATTTTAAAAGATCTTTTATCAACTTATGATTTTAATGAATTTGATATTCTTCATGCCCATTCATTATTTTCTAATGGTTGGCTCGCCCGACAAATCCACAAACGCTATAACATTCCCTATGTCGTAGCGGTTCGTAATGCTGATGTCCGTACCTTTTTTCAACGGATGCCTTGGCTAAGAAATATGGGGCTTGATATCTTAAAAAATGCCAGCAAGATTGTTTTCATTTCAAAAAATACCTATCATGAAGTATATAATAATTACATCCCTCAATCGCTAGTTAACAGTTTCCAAGCAAAAACAGACATTATCGCTAATGGTATTGATGACTTTTGGTTAAATAATCGTTATTATCGTCAAAACCATTCCTTAAGCCAACCCTTACGTATCATTAGTGTAGGAAAAGTGTATGCTGGCAAACGCTTTGAGGCTTTAGCGGAGATGGTAAATGAATATAATCATATTCATCCCACCGAGTTACATATTGTTGGCCCTGCTTGGAATCAACGGATTACAGAACGTTTAAAGCAAACACCCAACGTCATTTATCATGGTAGCAAATCGAAAGAAGAGTTGCTCCAAATGTATCGTGAAATGGATATTTTTGCACTTTTATCGTCACCTGAAACCTTTGGTCTTGTTTATCCCGAAGCGATGAGTCAAGGTCTGCCTGTTATTTATACTAAAAATGAAGGTTTCGACAGTTTCTTTGATAATCACTTAATCGGTGTCAGTGTCGAAAAAACAGATACACGTGGATTTACTAAAGCGTTGGATTATATAATCAAACATTATTCACGGGTTTCGCATAATGCTACTGCCAGTATCGATGCATTCAATTGGCAAGTTGTTTCAAAAAAATATTTAGACATCTACCAAGAGCTTTTAACAAAAAAGGAGAATGAATGA